One Phycisphaerae bacterium RAS2 DNA window includes the following coding sequences:
- the deoC2 gene encoding Deoxyribose-phosphate aldolase 2 has product MRIALGSDHGGYELKTHLAKWLAGRGVAVHDCGTFDGATADYPVIAAEVARQVAGGGCERGIMIDGAGIGSSMAANKIPGVRAALCYDVSSARNSREHNDANVLTLGARLIGTGLAEQIVEVFLGTDCTEDRHKKRVAMIGDLERGAAGREAVNSCGCGCGGGATCTCGGHTAGKSAGEAKGSDGGGSGNVSGETGGMNLSDDDLDRIARRIAEMAGRGHWPAGAPCACCGADCHGHCAEKNPSAVRNLIDMGAGRIAFGLGGGPIAQDVAKFIDHTLLKPEATRSQVEQLCREAAAHHFASVCINPTWVGLCASLLRGTDVKVCTVVGFPLGTHTPDVKAFETRRAVRDGAREIDMVINIGALKSGDDELVFRDIKAVVDACVDGRAICKVIIECALLTDEEKVRACVAARRARADFVKTSTGFSSGGATAADVALMAESVRGTRMGVKAAGGIRSYDDMRAMVQAGATRIGASAGIAILKEARGETSARGESKSEAKAEGKY; this is encoded by the coding sequence ATGCGGATTGCCCTCGGATCGGATCACGGCGGTTATGAGCTAAAGACCCATCTGGCTAAATGGCTGGCGGGTCGCGGGGTCGCGGTGCATGACTGCGGCACATTTGACGGGGCGACGGCGGATTATCCGGTGATCGCGGCGGAGGTGGCGAGGCAGGTCGCGGGCGGCGGGTGTGAGCGCGGAATCATGATCGACGGCGCGGGGATCGGCTCGTCAATGGCGGCGAACAAGATTCCCGGCGTCCGGGCGGCGCTGTGCTACGATGTCTCGAGTGCGCGAAACAGCCGTGAACACAACGATGCAAATGTCTTGACGCTGGGCGCAAGGCTGATCGGAACGGGCCTGGCCGAGCAGATTGTGGAGGTGTTTCTCGGCACAGACTGCACCGAGGATCGTCACAAAAAGCGCGTGGCGATGATCGGCGATTTGGAGCGTGGTGCAGCGGGCCGTGAGGCGGTCAATTCGTGTGGGTGTGGATGCGGCGGCGGCGCGACTTGTACCTGCGGCGGGCACACGGCGGGAAAGAGTGCAGGAGAGGCCAAGGGGTCGGATGGGGGCGGGAGCGGCAACGTGAGCGGTGAAACCGGCGGCATGAACCTTTCGGATGATGACCTGGACCGCATCGCCCGGCGAATCGCGGAGATGGCCGGTCGTGGGCATTGGCCGGCCGGCGCGCCGTGCGCGTGCTGCGGCGCGGATTGTCACGGTCACTGCGCGGAGAAAAACCCTTCGGCGGTGCGGAACCTGATCGACATGGGAGCGGGGCGGATCGCGTTCGGGTTAGGCGGCGGACCGATCGCACAGGACGTGGCGAAGTTCATCGATCACACGTTGCTCAAGCCCGAAGCGACACGAAGCCAGGTGGAGCAGCTCTGCCGCGAGGCGGCGGCGCATCACTTCGCATCGGTGTGCATCAACCCGACGTGGGTGGGCTTGTGCGCGTCGTTGCTGCGCGGGACGGACGTCAAGGTGTGCACCGTGGTCGGCTTCCCGCTGGGGACCCACACGCCGGATGTGAAGGCATTCGAGACGCGGCGGGCGGTTCGCGACGGGGCGCGCGAGATTGACATGGTGATCAACATCGGCGCGCTCAAGAGCGGCGACGACGAGCTTGTCTTTCGTGATATCAAGGCGGTCGTCGATGCATGCGTCGATGGCCGGGCGATCTGCAAAGTGATCATTGAGTGCGCGCTGCTGACGGACGAGGAGAAGGTGCGAGCCTGCGTCGCGGCGCGCCGGGCGCGGGCGGACTTCGTGAAGACGAGTACCGGTTTTTCCAGCGGCGGGGCGACGGCGGCCGATGTGGCGCTGATGGCCGAGTCAGTGCGCGGAACGCGCATGGGCGTGAAGGCGGCCGGGGGAATCCGCAGTTATGACGACATGCGCGCGATGGTGCAGGCCGGGGCGACGCGGATCGGTGCGAGCGCGGGTATTGCGATTCTCAAGGAAGCGCGCGGCGAAACATCGGCGCGCGGCGAATCCAAGAGCGAAGCCAAGGCCGAGGGGAAATATTAG
- the pitA gene encoding Low-affinity inorganic phosphate transporter 1, which translates to MLALILGIIVVALIFDFLNGFHDAANSIATVVSTRVLTPTQAVLWAAFFNFVAAFVFGTGVAKTIGAGLVKTEYVDVYVVFGGLSGAIAWNILTWFYGIPSSSSHALVGGIAGAAITKAGWQVILFSGWTPLLLFIILSPLIGMILGALFMLIVTNVFFKVRRRTAERTFRRLQLLSAAIYSLGHGGNDAQKTMGIIVMLLVAGGYKDWTEGKYHLFGRHHEIALWIILVCHFAIALGTVFGGWRIVKTMGQKITQLQPIGGFCAETAAATTIIGATLGHVPISTTHAITGAILGVGTIRGVRAVRWDWGEKIVWAWILTIPCSGLIAAAAFLIADRLVRPFFVQ; encoded by the coding sequence ATGCTGGCGCTGATTCTCGGCATCATCGTCGTGGCCCTGATCTTTGACTTTCTCAACGGGTTTCACGACGCCGCCAATTCCATTGCCACAGTCGTATCGACGCGCGTGCTGACGCCGACTCAAGCCGTGCTTTGGGCCGCGTTCTTCAACTTCGTCGCGGCATTCGTGTTCGGGACCGGCGTCGCCAAGACCATCGGCGCGGGACTGGTTAAGACCGAGTACGTGGACGTCTACGTCGTCTTCGGGGGGCTATCCGGGGCAATCGCCTGGAACATCCTCACCTGGTTCTACGGCATACCCTCCAGTTCTTCGCACGCGCTGGTCGGAGGCATCGCCGGAGCGGCGATCACCAAAGCAGGCTGGCAGGTCATTCTGTTCAGCGGCTGGACGCCGCTGCTCCTGTTCATCATTCTCTCGCCGCTCATCGGGATGATCCTCGGCGCCCTGTTCATGTTGATCGTTACGAATGTATTTTTTAAGGTGCGACGACGAACCGCCGAGCGGACCTTTCGACGGTTGCAGCTGCTGTCCGCCGCGATCTACAGCCTCGGACACGGCGGCAACGATGCCCAGAAAACCATGGGCATCATCGTCATGCTGCTGGTGGCCGGCGGCTACAAGGACTGGACCGAAGGCAAGTACCACCTGTTCGGTCGGCATCACGAAATCGCCCTCTGGATCATTCTGGTATGCCACTTTGCCATTGCATTGGGAACCGTCTTCGGCGGATGGCGCATCGTCAAAACGATGGGCCAGAAGATCACGCAGTTGCAACCGATCGGCGGCTTCTGCGCCGAGACAGCCGCCGCGACGACCATCATCGGTGCGACCCTTGGCCACGTCCCGATTTCCACCACCCACGCGATCACCGGAGCAATTCTGGGGGTCGGTACGATCCGAGGCGTTCGCGCCGTTCGATGGGATTGGGGGGAGAAAATCGTCTGGGCTTGGATCTTGACCATTCCCTGCTCGGGATTGATCGCCGCCGCCGCGTTTCTGATCGCCGATCGACTGGTCAGGCCCTTTTTCGTGCAATGA
- the pimA gene encoding GDP-mannose-dependent alpha-(1-2)-phosphatidylinositol mannosyltransferase, producing the protein MPESTTSEPRLCVCHIFDDEWAYACPHSLRYLQLGLVDAAVETLLVLPAGRKLPIPPAGSGTLLTHEQGNWLTRRAQTRRTVARIRERLAASKSPGPVIAHGFGPRSLLIAAEVIAGRDGAVVLTLDGAESHALPHLGVKLEHPPTILAPTPPIARRLSTVHVAPRIEIAPLGVPAADRVAAFDDESAEVALVFAGRLTPGARVELLLRALKRLLATQPRAMLFLAGKGPAEPALRQLAGALGIASNVIFVGRVDPIRSVLQSADVFCVPHWDGRWCEEVIEAMAAGLAIVAPENGPIESLRHGQSALLFPESDEFRLAEYLERMTQDRATARRLGTEAQNVCRAEHQVSQMVQQHLAVYRSLAARGKTLKLDANR; encoded by the coding sequence ATGCCGGAATCAACGACATCCGAGCCGCGCCTCTGCGTCTGCCACATCTTCGATGACGAGTGGGCGTATGCCTGCCCCCACAGCCTGCGCTACCTGCAATTGGGGCTGGTCGATGCCGCGGTCGAAACGCTCCTCGTCTTGCCCGCGGGCCGCAAACTCCCTATCCCGCCCGCCGGCTCCGGAACACTCCTGACCCACGAGCAGGGCAACTGGCTCACCCGCCGCGCGCAGACACGTCGAACCGTCGCCCGCATCCGCGAGCGGCTCGCCGCCTCAAAGTCCCCCGGGCCGGTCATCGCGCACGGTTTCGGCCCGCGGTCGCTGCTGATCGCGGCCGAGGTCATCGCCGGACGAGACGGCGCGGTGGTCCTGACGCTCGACGGCGCCGAATCTCACGCCCTGCCGCACCTGGGAGTCAAACTCGAACACCCACCCACCATTCTCGCACCGACGCCGCCGATCGCTCGGAGGTTGTCCACGGTTCACGTCGCGCCGCGCATCGAGATCGCGCCGCTTGGCGTTCCAGCGGCGGATCGGGTTGCCGCGTTCGATGACGAGTCGGCCGAGGTCGCCCTGGTCTTCGCAGGTCGGCTGACCCCCGGGGCGCGCGTTGAATTGCTGCTGCGCGCACTGAAGCGTTTGCTAGCCACCCAGCCGCGGGCGATGCTCTTTCTTGCGGGCAAGGGTCCGGCCGAGCCGGCTCTGCGGCAGCTCGCGGGCGCATTGGGAATTGCCTCAAATGTCATTTTTGTCGGGCGCGTCGATCCGATTCGATCCGTCCTGCAATCCGCCGATGTGTTCTGCGTCCCGCACTGGGACGGTCGCTGGTGCGAAGAAGTCATCGAGGCCATGGCGGCGGGCCTGGCGATTGTCGCCCCCGAGAACGGCCCGATCGAATCGCTCCGCCACGGCCAATCAGCGCTGCTGTTTCCCGAGAGCGATGAGTTTCGACTGGCAGAGTACCTCGAGCGAATGACGCAGGATCGCGCCACCGCTCGCCGGCTCGGGACCGAGGCGCAGAACGTCTGCCGGGCCGAGCATCAGGTCAGCCAAATGGTTCAACAGCACCTCGCTGTGTATCGATCACTGGCCGCGCGTGGAAAGACACTCAAACTGGACGCGAACCGATAA